One window from the genome of Cryptomeria japonica chromosome 6, Sugi_1.0, whole genome shotgun sequence encodes:
- the LOC131044358 gene encoding disease resistance protein Roq1 isoform X1 codes for MASSSTSIASPKLYDAFISHRGPDVKETLAKQLYHHLQERGCRAFLDRPEIQVGDSIPFAIRNGICSSLVQIAIFSQGYATSSWCLDELVLMLEQKPNALFIPVFYDVQPWELRHIENEQSKYAAAFSYYRSKGRYLDKLDEWRKALESAADISGFELSHIEHQDSLCQNIVSRVLQEVQERKNRIPLDVAKYPVALAELVEDFESCCSETRRHERPKTVDKVMIAGIYGLGGSGKTTLAKELFNRKRSGYHASSFLSDVRESHANRELQCLQSQLLKDLLKIEDLKISSVHHGIGELKDLMGRARHLHFLIVLDDIDHQDQLDALLPQGMLSSSSLIIITTRDQSLLRGADILYKMKLLNRDHARDLFCSHAFRGLDPPIAYERMVESFLEFCGDLPLSLKVLGAHLDGRDEYYWELKLEKAKKIQPMDIMQSLKISFDGLDQEEKQIFIDIACLFNKKWISINNVILIWEASGWNAKLAVQTLQDKCLVQVENHNHFYNGPPNLKMLRDDFQIFEMHDHIRDLGRQMADEMGPPRLWRPHILRDMEEKGFKQILAETKGRCFHSFKDSSLKRRKIVYFIGNSNDSAKFDLLWLEIHDVADKLKDIPSWIPLQKLQYLYVGRVEEIWSTFQQQLQINTQASFELRKLQILEYSSSQKLPGLRGMLSHLEELEIDSHSRKTDMASLLKSIKKLSTLRSLKLISASGLLYGSTFNLSKVSLENSTSSHMTSLETIEFTGLNYISELLISGKVCPRLRSLRVAWIYDLNKVDLKQLERLNTLEVRHCVKLETISGLSSLTGLQSLTVERCHRWETIPGLSSLTGLHQFIVEVCEGLKLLPSHAHLRHLERLFINGCHQLQSVEGFEEWQGLKSLRIEVPDNGYAWVQNCIYGLRRLPSEYIFLIGNSVDKAASILDVNLFSELIGVQGVTEMESRSYTWGMELDMRSSSSAITIYVLLVKLDYDNLMTFGITNIFGNQMKMVTVLLPHHNSEGIQLQGIKIIKGFKVIVNEGEERKALILIQRFFDRLYREGKRIEEVNLL; via the exons atggcttcctcctctacatcGATTGCATCTCCTAAGCTATACGATGCATTCATCAGCCACCGAGGCCCTGATGTCAAGGAAACCCTCGCCAAGCAACTGTATCACCATCTTCAGGAAAGAGGGTGCAGGGCATTTCTAGACCGTCCAGAGATACAAGTGGGGGATTCTATTCCTTTTGCCATTCGGAATGGCATTTGCTCATCTCTTGTGCAAATTGCCATTTTTTCTCAAGGATATGCAACTTCCTCTTGGTGTTTAGACGAGCTTGTTCTTATGTTGGAACAAAAACCTAACGCCCTGTTTATACCTGTGTTCTACGATGTCCAGCCGTGGGAGCTACGCCACATCGAGAACGAGCAGTCAAAATATGCTGCAGCGTTTTCTTATTATCGAAGTAAAGGCAGGTATCTTGATAAGTTGGATGAATGGAGAAAGGCCCTCGAATCTGCCGCAGACATATCTGGTTTTGAACTTAGCCATATAGAGCATCAAGA TAGTTTATGTCAAAATATTGTGTCTCGTGTGCTGCAAGAGGTgcaagagaggaaaaataggatacCCTTGGATGTTGCGAAATATCCGGTTGCACTGGCTGAACTCGTCGAAGATTTTGAAAGTTGTTGTTCAGAGACAAGGAGGCACGAGAGACCCAAAACTGTGGACAAGGTGATGATAGCAGGGATCTATGGACTTGGGGGGTCTGGTAAGACCACCCTGGCAAAAGAATTGTTTAACAGGAAGCGTTCAGGCTACCATGCATCATCTTTTCTCTCTGATGTGAGGGAATCACATGCCAATCGTGAATTGCAGTGCTTGCAAAGTCAACTCTTGAAAGATCTTTTAAAGATTGAAGATCTAAAGATTAGCAGTGTGCACCATGGAATCGGAGAGCTGAAGGATCTTATGGGAAGAGCAAGGCATTTGCATTTTCTTATAGTCCTAGATGATATCGATCATCAAGACCAGTTAGATGCCTTGTTACCTCAAGGTATGCTCAGCTCTAGTAGCCTGATTATTATTACAACCCGTGATCAAAGTTTGTTAAGAGGTGCAGATATCCTTTATAAGATGAAGTTGCTGAATAGGGATCATGCTAGAGATCTCTTCTGTAGTCATGCTTTCCGCGGACTGGATCCACCCATTGCATATGAGAGAATGGTTGAAAGCTTCCTGGAATTCTGCGGAGATTTACCCCTCTCGCTTAAAGTTTTGGGCGCCCATCTTGATGGTAGGGATGAGTATTATTGGGAGTTAAAATTGGAAAAAGCTAAGAAAATCCAGCCTATGGATATAATGCAAAGTCTTAAAATTAGCTTTGATGGTCTGGACCAAGAGGAGAAACAGATATTTATAGATATTGCTTGTTTATTCAATAAGAAATGGATATCTATAAATAATGTCATCTTAATCTGGGAAGCGTCCGGTTGGAATGCTAAACTTGCTGTTCAAACCCTGCAAGATAAGTGCCTGGTTCAAGTGGAAAATCATAATCACTTTTACAATGGTCCCCCGAATCTTAAAATGCTCCGTGATGATTTCCAGATCTTTGAAATGCACGATCACATTCGCGATCTGGGAAGACAAATGGCAGATGAGATGGGGCCTCCTCGGCTGTGGAGACCACATATTCTCAGAGATATG GAAGAAAAAGGATTTAAACAAATCCTAGCAGAAACAAAGGGCAGGTGTTTCCATTCATTCAAGGATTCGTCCCTCAAAAGGAGGAAAATTGTTTATTTTATAGGGAATTCAAATGATTCTGCTAAGTTTGACCTCCTGTGGCTTGAAATTCACGACGTTGCTGACAAGTTGAAAGACATTCCTTCATGGATTCCTCTACAAAAATTGCAATATTTATATGTTGGCAGAGTGGAAGAAATATGGAGCACTTTTCAGCAACAGTTGCAGATCAATACACAG GCCAGTTTCGAGTTGAGAAAGCTGCAGATTCTCGAGTATTCCTCGTCGCAAAAGCTTCCAGGTTTAAGAGGAATGCTCAGTCATTTGGAAGAATTAGAAATAGACAGCCACTCAAGGAAAACTGATATGGCATCCCTCCtgaaatcaattaaaaaacttaGTACTCTTAGATCATTGAAGTTGATCTCTGCGAGCGGCTTATTGTATGGGTCGACTTTCAATCTGAGCAAAGTTAGTTTGGAGAATTCTACAAGCAGCCACATGACTAGCCTTGAAACCATAGAATTTACGGGATTAAATTATATATCAGAGTTGCTAATTAGTGGAAAGGTTTGTCCCAGACTTCGATCATTGAGAGTTGCTTGGATCTATGATCTAAATAAAGTGGACTTAAAGCAGCTAGAGAGACTGAATACTCTTGAGGTGAGGCACTGTGTCAAATTGGAAACAATATCAGGCTTATCCTCTCTAACAGGGCTTCAGTCTCTTACAGTGGAGAGATGTCACAGATGGGAAACAATACCAGGTTTATCCTCTCTAACGGGGCTTCATCAGTTTATAGTAGAGGTCTGTGAAGGGTTGAAATTGTTGCCGAGCCATGCACATCTACGTCATCTGGAGCGACTCTTCATTAACGGTTGTCATCAACTGCAGAGTGTGGAAGGTTTTGAAGAGTGGCAAGGATTGAAAAGTCTAAGAATTGAAGTGCCAGACAATGGATATGCATGGGTACAAAATTGCATTTATGGACTGAGG aGGTTGCCATCAGAGTACATCTTTTTAATAGGGAATTCAGTGGATAAAGCAGCGTCTATATTGGATGTAAATTTATTTTCTGAGCTGATCGGTGTCCAAGGAGTCACAGAGATGGAGAGTAGATCTTATACATGGGGAATGGAACTGGATATGAGAAGCTCATCAAGTGCAATCACTATATATGTTTTGCTTGTAAAACTTGATTATGATAATCTCATGACATTTGGGATCACAAATATATTTGGGAATCAGATGAAGATGGTTACAGTGTTACTCCCCCACCATAATagtgagggtattcaactacaagGCATCAAAATAATAAAGGGGTTTAAGGTCATCGTGAATGAAGGGGAAGAAAGGAAAGCTTTAATTTTAATACAAAGATTTTTTGACAGATTATACAGAGAAGGTAAAAGGATTGAGGAAGTTAATTTACTTTGA
- the LOC131044358 gene encoding disease resistance protein Roq1 isoform X2, translated as MASSSTSIASPKLYDAFISHRGPDVKETLAKQLYHHLQERGCRAFLDRPEIQVGDSIPFAIRNGICSSLVQIAIFSQGYATSSWCLDELVLMLEQKPNALFIPVFYDVQPWELRHIENEQSKYAAAFSYYRSKGRYLDKLDEWRKALESAADISGFELSHIEHQDLCQNIVSRVLQEVQERKNRIPLDVAKYPVALAELVEDFESCCSETRRHERPKTVDKVMIAGIYGLGGSGKTTLAKELFNRKRSGYHASSFLSDVRESHANRELQCLQSQLLKDLLKIEDLKISSVHHGIGELKDLMGRARHLHFLIVLDDIDHQDQLDALLPQGMLSSSSLIIITTRDQSLLRGADILYKMKLLNRDHARDLFCSHAFRGLDPPIAYERMVESFLEFCGDLPLSLKVLGAHLDGRDEYYWELKLEKAKKIQPMDIMQSLKISFDGLDQEEKQIFIDIACLFNKKWISINNVILIWEASGWNAKLAVQTLQDKCLVQVENHNHFYNGPPNLKMLRDDFQIFEMHDHIRDLGRQMADEMGPPRLWRPHILRDMEEKGFKQILAETKGRCFHSFKDSSLKRRKIVYFIGNSNDSAKFDLLWLEIHDVADKLKDIPSWIPLQKLQYLYVGRVEEIWSTFQQQLQINTQASFELRKLQILEYSSSQKLPGLRGMLSHLEELEIDSHSRKTDMASLLKSIKKLSTLRSLKLISASGLLYGSTFNLSKVSLENSTSSHMTSLETIEFTGLNYISELLISGKVCPRLRSLRVAWIYDLNKVDLKQLERLNTLEVRHCVKLETISGLSSLTGLQSLTVERCHRWETIPGLSSLTGLHQFIVEVCEGLKLLPSHAHLRHLERLFINGCHQLQSVEGFEEWQGLKSLRIEVPDNGYAWVQNCIYGLRRLPSEYIFLIGNSVDKAASILDVNLFSELIGVQGVTEMESRSYTWGMELDMRSSSSAITIYVLLVKLDYDNLMTFGITNIFGNQMKMVTVLLPHHNSEGIQLQGIKIIKGFKVIVNEGEERKALILIQRFFDRLYREGKRIEEVNLL; from the exons atggcttcctcctctacatcGATTGCATCTCCTAAGCTATACGATGCATTCATCAGCCACCGAGGCCCTGATGTCAAGGAAACCCTCGCCAAGCAACTGTATCACCATCTTCAGGAAAGAGGGTGCAGGGCATTTCTAGACCGTCCAGAGATACAAGTGGGGGATTCTATTCCTTTTGCCATTCGGAATGGCATTTGCTCATCTCTTGTGCAAATTGCCATTTTTTCTCAAGGATATGCAACTTCCTCTTGGTGTTTAGACGAGCTTGTTCTTATGTTGGAACAAAAACCTAACGCCCTGTTTATACCTGTGTTCTACGATGTCCAGCCGTGGGAGCTACGCCACATCGAGAACGAGCAGTCAAAATATGCTGCAGCGTTTTCTTATTATCGAAGTAAAGGCAGGTATCTTGATAAGTTGGATGAATGGAGAAAGGCCCTCGAATCTGCCGCAGACATATCTGGTTTTGAACTTAGCCATATAGAGCATCAAGA TTTATGTCAAAATATTGTGTCTCGTGTGCTGCAAGAGGTgcaagagaggaaaaataggatacCCTTGGATGTTGCGAAATATCCGGTTGCACTGGCTGAACTCGTCGAAGATTTTGAAAGTTGTTGTTCAGAGACAAGGAGGCACGAGAGACCCAAAACTGTGGACAAGGTGATGATAGCAGGGATCTATGGACTTGGGGGGTCTGGTAAGACCACCCTGGCAAAAGAATTGTTTAACAGGAAGCGTTCAGGCTACCATGCATCATCTTTTCTCTCTGATGTGAGGGAATCACATGCCAATCGTGAATTGCAGTGCTTGCAAAGTCAACTCTTGAAAGATCTTTTAAAGATTGAAGATCTAAAGATTAGCAGTGTGCACCATGGAATCGGAGAGCTGAAGGATCTTATGGGAAGAGCAAGGCATTTGCATTTTCTTATAGTCCTAGATGATATCGATCATCAAGACCAGTTAGATGCCTTGTTACCTCAAGGTATGCTCAGCTCTAGTAGCCTGATTATTATTACAACCCGTGATCAAAGTTTGTTAAGAGGTGCAGATATCCTTTATAAGATGAAGTTGCTGAATAGGGATCATGCTAGAGATCTCTTCTGTAGTCATGCTTTCCGCGGACTGGATCCACCCATTGCATATGAGAGAATGGTTGAAAGCTTCCTGGAATTCTGCGGAGATTTACCCCTCTCGCTTAAAGTTTTGGGCGCCCATCTTGATGGTAGGGATGAGTATTATTGGGAGTTAAAATTGGAAAAAGCTAAGAAAATCCAGCCTATGGATATAATGCAAAGTCTTAAAATTAGCTTTGATGGTCTGGACCAAGAGGAGAAACAGATATTTATAGATATTGCTTGTTTATTCAATAAGAAATGGATATCTATAAATAATGTCATCTTAATCTGGGAAGCGTCCGGTTGGAATGCTAAACTTGCTGTTCAAACCCTGCAAGATAAGTGCCTGGTTCAAGTGGAAAATCATAATCACTTTTACAATGGTCCCCCGAATCTTAAAATGCTCCGTGATGATTTCCAGATCTTTGAAATGCACGATCACATTCGCGATCTGGGAAGACAAATGGCAGATGAGATGGGGCCTCCTCGGCTGTGGAGACCACATATTCTCAGAGATATG GAAGAAAAAGGATTTAAACAAATCCTAGCAGAAACAAAGGGCAGGTGTTTCCATTCATTCAAGGATTCGTCCCTCAAAAGGAGGAAAATTGTTTATTTTATAGGGAATTCAAATGATTCTGCTAAGTTTGACCTCCTGTGGCTTGAAATTCACGACGTTGCTGACAAGTTGAAAGACATTCCTTCATGGATTCCTCTACAAAAATTGCAATATTTATATGTTGGCAGAGTGGAAGAAATATGGAGCACTTTTCAGCAACAGTTGCAGATCAATACACAG GCCAGTTTCGAGTTGAGAAAGCTGCAGATTCTCGAGTATTCCTCGTCGCAAAAGCTTCCAGGTTTAAGAGGAATGCTCAGTCATTTGGAAGAATTAGAAATAGACAGCCACTCAAGGAAAACTGATATGGCATCCCTCCtgaaatcaattaaaaaacttaGTACTCTTAGATCATTGAAGTTGATCTCTGCGAGCGGCTTATTGTATGGGTCGACTTTCAATCTGAGCAAAGTTAGTTTGGAGAATTCTACAAGCAGCCACATGACTAGCCTTGAAACCATAGAATTTACGGGATTAAATTATATATCAGAGTTGCTAATTAGTGGAAAGGTTTGTCCCAGACTTCGATCATTGAGAGTTGCTTGGATCTATGATCTAAATAAAGTGGACTTAAAGCAGCTAGAGAGACTGAATACTCTTGAGGTGAGGCACTGTGTCAAATTGGAAACAATATCAGGCTTATCCTCTCTAACAGGGCTTCAGTCTCTTACAGTGGAGAGATGTCACAGATGGGAAACAATACCAGGTTTATCCTCTCTAACGGGGCTTCATCAGTTTATAGTAGAGGTCTGTGAAGGGTTGAAATTGTTGCCGAGCCATGCACATCTACGTCATCTGGAGCGACTCTTCATTAACGGTTGTCATCAACTGCAGAGTGTGGAAGGTTTTGAAGAGTGGCAAGGATTGAAAAGTCTAAGAATTGAAGTGCCAGACAATGGATATGCATGGGTACAAAATTGCATTTATGGACTGAGG aGGTTGCCATCAGAGTACATCTTTTTAATAGGGAATTCAGTGGATAAAGCAGCGTCTATATTGGATGTAAATTTATTTTCTGAGCTGATCGGTGTCCAAGGAGTCACAGAGATGGAGAGTAGATCTTATACATGGGGAATGGAACTGGATATGAGAAGCTCATCAAGTGCAATCACTATATATGTTTTGCTTGTAAAACTTGATTATGATAATCTCATGACATTTGGGATCACAAATATATTTGGGAATCAGATGAAGATGGTTACAGTGTTACTCCCCCACCATAATagtgagggtattcaactacaagGCATCAAAATAATAAAGGGGTTTAAGGTCATCGTGAATGAAGGGGAAGAAAGGAAAGCTTTAATTTTAATACAAAGATTTTTTGACAGATTATACAGAGAAGGTAAAAGGATTGAGGAAGTTAATTTACTTTGA